A stretch of Verrucomicrobiota bacterium DNA encodes these proteins:
- a CDS encoding exosortase/archaeosortase family protein translates to MKALNTPDRSLSLLPLYLRSTGVLLIAMAVYLVFDQFKWWADREDYSFGFIVPFFVGYVVYERWPRIRAFLLKREWNGEVCSPVPSKEAPISVILVFLAWCTAFAGLGLFFLGGFLQAIANNPLVPGGQALAYGFAATCLSIAFVGAGWLNREPGTTVSAKQRFLFAGLFVFPALIWALSIPMFDFAERRVSLFLLNKVTIIVFNTFDILGIPLERQGNVLILEKGRVGVEEACSGIRSLMACLFAGSFLAAVFLNKWWKKILLVACAMLFAFIMNIFRSLFLTTWAHLYGSDAIAGTVHDVTGYAVLGFTCVGLLILLPLFNLRLNLETFTEDDPDDGKDPTSSEQPKT, encoded by the coding sequence ATGAAAGCTTTAAATACTCCTGATCGTTCTCTATCGCTGCTTCCGCTTTATCTGCGCAGCACGGGGGTTCTTTTGATCGCGATGGCAGTCTACCTGGTTTTTGACCAGTTCAAATGGTGGGCCGATCGGGAAGACTACAGTTTTGGGTTCATTGTTCCTTTTTTCGTTGGTTACGTGGTGTATGAAAGGTGGCCGAGGATCCGCGCTTTTCTCCTTAAACGGGAGTGGAATGGTGAGGTTTGTTCTCCAGTTCCAAGCAAAGAAGCACCGATATCGGTCATTTTGGTTTTCTTGGCGTGGTGCACTGCTTTTGCAGGGCTGGGTCTATTTTTTCTCGGTGGATTCCTTCAGGCGATTGCAAATAATCCTCTGGTCCCCGGAGGACAAGCTCTCGCCTATGGTTTTGCCGCGACCTGTCTTTCAATCGCTTTTGTCGGAGCAGGTTGGCTGAACCGCGAGCCGGGAACGACAGTCTCGGCCAAGCAGCGTTTCCTTTTTGCCGGCCTCTTCGTATTCCCTGCCTTGATATGGGCACTCTCGATCCCCATGTTTGATTTTGCGGAACGCCGGGTGAGCCTTTTCCTTTTGAATAAGGTGACAATTATAGTGTTCAACACCTTCGATATACTCGGCATTCCATTAGAACGTCAGGGAAATGTGCTGATACTCGAAAAAGGGCGGGTTGGTGTAGAAGAAGCCTGTTCCGGTATTCGTTCTTTGATGGCGTGCTTGTTTGCAGGGTCGTTCCTCGCTGCGGTCTTTCTGAATAAGTGGTGGAAGAAAATTCTGTTGGTCGCCTGTGCGATGTTGTTCGCGTTCATCATGAACATTTTCCGCAGCCTCTTTCTCACTACTTGGGCACATTTGTACGGTTCCGACGCGATTGCAGGAACGGTCCATGATGTGACAGGCTATGCAGTTCTAGGCTTTACCTGTGTCGGTCTCTTGATCCTTCTTCCGCTTTTCAACCTGAGGTTGAACCTCGAAACGTTTACGGAAGATGATCCTGACGATGGAAAGGATCCCACTTCCTCGGAGCAGCCTAAAACGTAA
- a CDS encoding protein arginine kinase, producing MKLKIDSLIQTDAELTRQPTSSDPIILMTRIRLARNLAGFSFPNHSDPEAREQVFEICSEAIPRADGMESPFLLRMGDLSEMEKKILVERHLVSRELIDSDSGAGVVINKDQSCSVMINEEDHLRVQSMLAGFHLDKVWTLINSLDDSLEERLDYAFSDKLGFLTACPSNVGTGLRASVMMHLPGLVITKNMEKVIRAVNQIGLVVRGWLGEGSDASGSVFQISNQQTLGEAEETILKRLRNVLKTVRVQEENARIRLLQTDRNRILDRIGRAYGILRNGHLLSSGEGMSLLSLIRLGTDFGMFPEETRFSVDRLFIETQPAHVQYLAESELGSGARDSLRASSVRNVFAEVPEPDFDAASS from the coding sequence ATGAAGCTGAAGATTGATTCATTGATACAAACGGACGCCGAGTTAACGAGGCAGCCAACGTCTTCAGATCCGATCATTTTGATGACAAGGATTCGGCTGGCGCGTAATTTGGCTGGTTTTTCTTTTCCCAACCACTCCGATCCCGAGGCCCGGGAACAGGTCTTTGAGATTTGTAGTGAAGCGATCCCGAGGGCTGATGGAATGGAGTCGCCGTTTCTTCTGCGGATGGGCGACCTGTCTGAGATGGAGAAAAAGATTCTCGTGGAGCGCCATCTGGTAAGCCGCGAGCTGATTGATTCGGATTCGGGAGCAGGGGTTGTAATCAACAAGGATCAATCTTGCTCGGTCATGATCAATGAGGAAGACCATTTGCGAGTTCAGTCCATGCTCGCGGGTTTTCATCTCGATAAGGTCTGGACGCTCATCAATTCCCTGGATGACTCTTTGGAAGAGCGCCTTGACTACGCCTTTTCGGACAAGCTGGGATTTTTGACTGCATGTCCGTCTAATGTGGGAACGGGGCTGCGGGCTTCAGTGATGATGCATCTACCTGGGCTGGTGATTACGAAAAACATGGAGAAAGTGATCCGTGCGGTGAACCAGATCGGCTTGGTCGTTCGCGGTTGGTTGGGAGAAGGCTCTGACGCTTCGGGAAGCGTGTTTCAGATCTCTAACCAACAAACGCTTGGCGAAGCGGAAGAGACTATTCTCAAACGCTTGCGAAACGTTTTGAAAACGGTGCGTGTCCAGGAAGAGAATGCGAGGATCCGCCTCCTCCAGACCGATAGAAACCGCATTCTTGACAGGATTGGCAGGGCGTACGGAATTCTTCGGAACGGGCATCTTTTAAGCTCCGGTGAAGGTATGAGTCTTTTGTCCCTCATTCGTCTTGGAACTGACTTTGGAATGTTTCCGGAGGAGACTCGTTTCTCAGTCGACCGTCTTTTCATTGAGACACAACCAGCTCATGTCCAATACCTTGCGGAGTCAGAACTGGGGTCTGGAGCCAGAGATTCGCTTCGCGCTTCTTCAGTGAGAAACGTATTTGCAGAGGTCCCGGAACCAGACTTTGATGCGGCGTCATCCTGA
- a CDS encoding class I SAM-dependent methyltransferase, translating to MVRYIIPHSLPGERERLEMFASMLDTNLFFRLGEIGVKPGWKCLEAGAGIGTVSQWLSEQVGPKGEVTVSDLDTKFINELAGGNLKVRQLDLQTDFLGEGYDLIVTRNCLHHLPMRYDIISRMAEALNPGGWLVLEEPDFYPVHTTLNSAVQSFWTGFLEWSENRSVDYKIGRRLGPWLSEQGLVDISVNGDTKTFQGGSDLSKFWIQTYTELKSQLLSTGFLSEEVFDAAMAHFSDPKAWVTQCSFVIGAGKKRSS from the coding sequence ATGGTTCGCTACATCATTCCTCACTCATTACCGGGAGAGCGGGAAAGGCTGGAAATGTTTGCTTCCATGCTCGATACGAACCTCTTCTTTCGACTGGGAGAGATCGGCGTAAAGCCCGGATGGAAATGTCTTGAAGCCGGGGCCGGCATTGGAACCGTCTCACAATGGCTTTCCGAGCAGGTTGGGCCGAAAGGCGAGGTCACGGTCTCTGATCTCGACACCAAATTCATCAATGAACTCGCTGGAGGGAATCTCAAGGTGCGCCAGCTTGACCTGCAGACTGATTTCCTCGGAGAGGGTTACGACCTGATCGTGACTAGGAATTGCCTTCATCACCTTCCGATGCGCTACGATATCATCTCGCGGATGGCAGAAGCCCTGAATCCGGGCGGATGGCTCGTCCTCGAAGAACCGGACTTTTATCCAGTCCACACTACGCTAAATTCGGCGGTCCAATCGTTCTGGACTGGGTTTCTCGAATGGTCTGAGAATCGAAGCGTCGACTACAAAATCGGGCGTCGGTTAGGTCCGTGGTTGAGCGAGCAGGGATTGGTCGATATTTCCGTCAATGGAGACACCAAAACCTTTCAGGGCGGCTCCGATCTCTCCAAGTTCTGGATTCAGACCTACACCGAGCTGAAATCCCAACTTCTATCAACAGGGTTTTTGTCCGAAGAGGTCTTCGACGCTGCCATGGCACATTTCTCCGACCCAAAAGCCTGGGTGACCCAGTGCAGCTTTGTGATTGGAGCAGGAAAGAAGCGGTCTTCCTAA
- the ilvE gene encoding branched-chain-amino-acid transaminase → MKIYLNGDFVEKEDAKVSVFDHGFLYGDGVFEGIRLYQGNVFKLEEHLVRLEQSAKALLLEVPVSRSELSELVCECCRINGLTDGYIRLIVTRGVGSLGLSPNGCGPSGLVIIADSIELFPAKYYEEGLKIITVPTRRSSGAGLPPMIKSLNYLNNILAKIEAQSMGYLEALMLNEQGYVAECSGDNLFLFQSDVLVTPHTAAGSLRGITRDVVLEIAADLGYKIEKKNLTRYDVWVADECFVSGTAAEIVPVVEVDSRVIGTGEPGDLTMKLLAAFHERVLGDGTRI, encoded by the coding sequence ATGAAGATTTATTTGAACGGCGACTTCGTTGAGAAAGAAGACGCAAAGGTTTCGGTCTTTGACCATGGCTTTCTCTACGGAGATGGTGTTTTTGAGGGGATTCGGCTCTACCAAGGCAATGTATTCAAACTCGAAGAGCACTTGGTTCGCCTCGAGCAGTCCGCTAAGGCTTTGTTACTCGAAGTGCCGGTTTCGCGGAGTGAACTGAGTGAGTTGGTTTGCGAGTGTTGCCGGATCAATGGCCTTACAGATGGTTACATCCGGTTGATCGTAACGAGGGGAGTTGGGTCGCTTGGGCTCTCTCCCAATGGATGTGGTCCTTCGGGATTGGTGATTATTGCCGATAGCATCGAGTTGTTTCCCGCTAAGTATTACGAAGAAGGTCTGAAAATTATCACGGTTCCCACTCGTCGTTCCAGTGGCGCAGGCCTTCCACCGATGATCAAGTCCCTCAACTACCTGAACAATATTCTCGCGAAGATTGAAGCGCAGTCGATGGGCTACCTGGAAGCCTTGATGCTCAACGAGCAGGGTTATGTTGCCGAGTGCAGCGGGGATAACCTATTTCTTTTTCAGAGCGATGTTCTGGTGACCCCTCATACGGCTGCTGGTAGCCTGCGGGGAATTACACGCGATGTCGTTTTGGAAATTGCTGCTGACCTCGGATACAAGATCGAAAAGAAGAATTTGACACGATACGATGTCTGGGTGGCGGACGAGTGTTTCGTGTCGGGGACGGCGGCGGAAATTGTCCCGGTTGTTGAGGTGGATTCGCGGGTGATTGGGACTGGCGAACCAGGCGATTTGACGATGAAGCTGCTGGCCGCTTTCCACGAGCGTGTTCTTGGAGACGGCACCCGCATTTGA
- a CDS encoding serine protease, which yields MTEQLRFIGSLKHWLVPLVFVLTSYSYSLGEEGVFQEWTSIDGRVLEGRIVFRDGDSVRIERKDGREFLIPLDRFIEEDRERMRLWVPPEIMVPEPDNAVLVLETPTGRGSGFLVQEMGRVWVYTNQHVIGDAVNLNAFDINGEQVPLGDLELAVDRDLARFVTTVERGLKLAESGKTGDAIRVFGNSQGTGVITRDDGEILGISPLTIEVSSEIVSGNSGGPVLNEEGEAIGVSAFVKFGEYSSDATMEDTRYEKPRRFALRLDREIDFRKVSRDEFVETYKVFNNSTAVFDEGVALTSQILGDPFTRVMVGTIDSKELAEVAEDHNKDVAKFSALNYSGMPYRSKMKRVSGRLVDTLEDALGVCEESLKTAQFLFRDERFGWMSSELDRRQELLDRLKEVVVEVEDSF from the coding sequence GTGACGGAACAACTGAGGTTTATCGGAAGCCTGAAACACTGGCTCGTACCCCTTGTGTTTGTCCTCACCTCTTATTCCTACTCACTTGGCGAGGAGGGTGTCTTTCAAGAGTGGACATCAATTGACGGCCGTGTCCTTGAGGGTCGTATCGTTTTTCGAGATGGCGACAGCGTTCGAATAGAAAGGAAAGACGGGCGTGAGTTTTTGATTCCTTTGGACCGTTTCATCGAGGAAGACCGCGAACGGATGCGGCTGTGGGTACCGCCTGAAATTATGGTTCCAGAGCCAGACAATGCTGTGCTCGTCTTAGAGACACCCACTGGGCGCGGAAGTGGGTTTCTGGTGCAGGAAATGGGTCGAGTCTGGGTCTACACCAACCAGCATGTGATTGGTGATGCCGTAAATTTGAATGCTTTCGATATCAATGGGGAACAAGTACCGCTGGGTGATCTGGAGCTCGCGGTCGACCGTGATTTGGCTCGGTTTGTGACGACTGTAGAACGCGGTCTAAAATTAGCGGAGAGCGGTAAAACGGGTGACGCGATCCGGGTTTTTGGAAACAGCCAGGGGACGGGAGTAATCACACGGGACGATGGTGAAATTCTGGGAATTTCTCCGCTGACGATCGAGGTCTCGTCAGAGATCGTTTCTGGAAACTCCGGAGGGCCGGTCTTGAATGAAGAAGGCGAGGCCATTGGGGTGTCCGCTTTCGTCAAGTTTGGAGAGTACTCCTCTGATGCCACCATGGAAGACACCCGTTACGAAAAGCCTCGCCGCTTTGCGCTTCGCCTTGATCGGGAGATCGACTTCCGCAAGGTATCCCGCGACGAATTCGTGGAAACTTACAAGGTGTTCAATAATTCAACCGCAGTGTTTGACGAGGGTGTCGCACTCACAAGTCAGATTCTCGGGGACCCGTTCACTCGGGTAATGGTGGGGACGATTGATTCGAAAGAGCTCGCAGAAGTGGCTGAGGATCACAATAAGGACGTAGCAAAGTTCTCGGCCCTCAATTACTCGGGAATGCCTTACAGAAGCAAAATGAAGAGAGTATCTGGACGTCTCGTTGATACACTGGAAGATGCTCTGGGGGTTTGTGAGGAGTCGTTGAAAACGGCGCAGTTCCTCTTTCGTGACGAACGGTTTGGTTGGATGAGTTCGGAACTGGATCGGCGGCAAGAGCTTCTGGATCGGTTGAAGGAGGTAGTGGTGGAAGTAGAGGATTCCTTCTAG
- a CDS encoding UvrB/UvrC motif-containing protein encodes MAKAKKCIHCEKTATIHLTQIVGGEIKKVDLCEDCQFKDSMAADFDLEPFAKLAEEVSAATPVELGGEHVCPQCGCDDEQFHKAGRFGCPECYDAFEEVVPDILRKIQAGLVHSGKAPANGEKDLVSGRLKTEARKELESAVREERFEDAAVHRDRLRRLERGELDEAED; translated from the coding sequence ATGGCAAAGGCAAAAAAGTGTATCCACTGCGAGAAGACCGCTACCATTCACCTTACCCAAATTGTAGGGGGAGAGATCAAGAAGGTGGACCTCTGTGAGGACTGCCAGTTCAAGGATAGCATGGCCGCGGATTTCGACTTGGAACCGTTTGCTAAACTTGCCGAGGAAGTATCTGCGGCAACCCCGGTTGAGCTGGGAGGCGAACACGTGTGCCCACAGTGCGGCTGCGACGACGAGCAATTTCACAAAGCGGGTCGTTTTGGATGCCCGGAGTGTTATGATGCGTTTGAAGAAGTGGTGCCTGATATTCTCCGAAAGATCCAAGCAGGGCTCGTTCACTCTGGCAAGGCACCGGCTAATGGGGAAAAGGATCTTGTTTCGGGGCGTTTGAAGACGGAGGCTCGAAAAGAGCTTGAGTCCGCTGTGCGAGAAGAACGGTTTGAAGATGCAGCGGTTCATCGGGATCGACTGAGACGATTGGAGAGAGGAGAATTAGATGAAGCTGAAGATTGA
- a CDS encoding porin — MKNKTKILGILTAGALLGASSSAFADEQLLDVLVSNGFITEAQAESMKGSSDKDAVYVTPKRSDVKKLAIRGRAQWQFGYVSPDSDIEGAPTNDYSTFEIRRLRIGTQGALFQNLSFDIRANVLPEGADLDTAELVYTGLEGIDIGVGKTKPAIGMEESTSSTDILTVERSYPANFFAVDKNVGIWAEGDAGPVGLNVGIFNGENENENALDSDNDSHFLYILRAGFDAGDYLPDDMEGGIFFETVQNQDNDSEEAYQFEQAYSIGAEIEVGPFGLMGNYLWGTLTEDDNDVFGFVVMPWFYVTEKLQLVAQYNYLESDEGNAIGVQSRYIGRAAIDDQSDVDADEGNEWQAVYLGANYYIAGNNLKLMGGVEWAELTNTDDVTAVEAITVYGALRMRF; from the coding sequence ATGAAAAACAAAACGAAGATCCTCGGTATTCTAACCGCAGGTGCGTTATTAGGAGCTTCCTCAAGTGCATTTGCGGACGAGCAGCTTCTCGATGTGTTGGTCTCCAACGGGTTCATTACCGAAGCTCAGGCGGAAAGCATGAAAGGTTCATCCGACAAAGATGCCGTTTATGTAACTCCCAAACGCTCGGATGTGAAAAAGTTGGCCATCCGCGGACGCGCTCAGTGGCAATTTGGCTACGTCTCACCCGATTCTGATATCGAAGGCGCGCCCACAAACGACTACAGCACTTTTGAGATCCGCCGCCTCCGTATCGGCACCCAAGGTGCACTCTTCCAAAACTTGTCGTTCGACATTCGCGCAAACGTCCTTCCGGAAGGAGCGGATCTCGATACCGCTGAACTGGTCTATACCGGCCTTGAAGGAATCGATATTGGCGTTGGAAAGACAAAACCAGCAATCGGTATGGAAGAGTCAACTTCGTCGACAGATATCCTCACGGTTGAACGTTCTTACCCGGCGAACTTTTTCGCAGTCGATAAGAATGTGGGGATCTGGGCAGAGGGAGATGCCGGCCCGGTTGGGCTGAACGTCGGAATCTTCAACGGGGAAAACGAGAACGAAAACGCTCTAGATTCGGACAATGACTCTCACTTCCTTTACATCCTACGCGCAGGATTTGATGCCGGTGACTATCTTCCTGACGATATGGAAGGCGGAATCTTCTTCGAAACCGTCCAGAACCAAGACAACGACAGCGAAGAGGCTTATCAGTTTGAGCAAGCTTACTCAATCGGTGCTGAAATTGAGGTTGGTCCTTTCGGTTTGATGGGTAACTACCTTTGGGGAACTCTCACTGAGGACGACAATGACGTATTCGGATTCGTTGTCATGCCTTGGTTCTACGTGACCGAAAAGTTACAGCTGGTTGCACAGTACAACTATCTTGAGTCCGACGAGGGCAACGCCATCGGCGTTCAGTCGCGCTACATTGGACGGGCTGCGATTGACGACCAGAGCGATGTAGACGCTGACGAAGGGAATGAGTGGCAGGCTGTATACCTTGGTGCGAATTATTATATTGCCGGAAACAACTTGAAGCTTATGGGCGGTGTTGAGTGGGCAGAACTCACCAACACTGACGACGTGACCGCTGTCGAAGCGATTACCGTTTACGGTGCGCTGCGGATGCGCTTCTAA
- a CDS encoding ATP-dependent Clp protease ATP-binding subunit — MEPMNNFTPRAQQVLALARKEADRFHHTYVGTEHLLLGLINLGQGVAVNVLQKLGLSLDTVRSAVEKQVGTGPETKPTGNIPYTPRVKQVLALANKEAKALNHSYVGTEHILLGLLREGDGVAARVLRSLDVDIERCRNEILIELDPNFSDNPEAGGEPAGVGSNPQEDRKEVKTPALKSFGRDLTEMAKKGELDPVIGREKEIRRVIQILCRRTKNNPVLIGEAGVGKTAIVEGLAQEISSGVVPEIILDKKVITLDLALMVAGTKYRGQFEERIKAVMDEIRKCGNIILFIDELHTIVGAGAAEGAMDASNIFKPALSRGELQCIGATTLAEYRKHIEKDSALDRRFQSVKVDPPSLEDSIEILKGIRVKYEEHHKVEFTDEAIETATKLSDRYITGRFLPDKAIDVIDESGARARINSLKRPPEIEEFSDRIEGVCTRKEEAISAQNFEDAARFRDEEKRLRKEREEKLEEWKKSREEQQITVGEDDILHVVSDWTGIPLTRMEEKDSAKLLHLEKDLQEQVIGQDPATVAISRALRRSRADLKDPRRPIGSFMFLGPTGVGKTHLAKTLAESMFGSSDAIIQVDMSEYMEKFSVSRLIGSPPGYVGYEEGGQLTEAIRRRPYSVILLDEIEKAHPDVVQLLLQVLEEGRLTDSLGRKVDFRNTILIMTSNVGAEILQKNSSMGFGSEDTTADFEKARDRILDETKRLFKPEFLNRLNELIIFQPLDRAHMRAIVDLELGAVSKRLADRGITFELSDAAKDFLLEEGYDEKYGARPLRRAIERHIEDGLAESILAGSIKTGEPIQIDVDPDEKELTFRQETSSSV, encoded by the coding sequence ATGGAGCCAATGAATAATTTCACTCCTCGAGCGCAGCAGGTTTTGGCTTTGGCGCGGAAGGAAGCAGATCGTTTTCACCACACCTATGTGGGGACGGAACATCTTTTGCTTGGGCTGATCAATTTGGGACAGGGTGTTGCGGTGAACGTTCTGCAGAAGCTCGGTTTGAGTCTAGACACGGTCCGCAGTGCGGTGGAGAAGCAAGTGGGGACAGGTCCTGAGACGAAACCGACCGGCAACATTCCGTATACCCCGAGGGTAAAGCAGGTTCTAGCCCTTGCGAACAAAGAGGCAAAGGCTCTCAACCACAGTTACGTTGGAACCGAGCACATTTTGCTTGGACTGCTGCGAGAAGGGGACGGAGTCGCCGCGCGGGTTCTCAGATCACTCGACGTGGATATTGAGCGCTGCCGGAATGAGATTCTGATCGAATTGGACCCCAACTTTAGTGACAACCCAGAGGCTGGAGGCGAACCGGCAGGTGTCGGAAGCAACCCGCAGGAAGACCGCAAGGAGGTAAAAACCCCAGCGCTGAAGTCTTTTGGACGAGACCTGACCGAGATGGCGAAAAAAGGAGAGCTCGACCCCGTCATAGGTCGGGAAAAGGAAATCCGACGGGTCATTCAGATTCTGTGCCGCAGGACGAAAAACAATCCGGTTTTGATTGGTGAAGCCGGTGTTGGGAAGACCGCGATTGTAGAGGGCTTGGCACAGGAGATCTCCTCAGGCGTAGTACCCGAGATCATCCTCGATAAGAAGGTGATCACCCTCGATCTTGCTCTGATGGTAGCCGGGACAAAATACCGCGGCCAGTTTGAAGAACGGATCAAGGCAGTGATGGACGAGATCCGGAAATGCGGTAACATCATTCTGTTTATTGACGAGCTCCACACAATAGTCGGCGCCGGTGCCGCTGAAGGGGCTATGGATGCATCGAACATCTTTAAGCCAGCACTGAGCCGTGGAGAGCTTCAGTGCATTGGTGCAACCACCCTTGCCGAGTACCGGAAACACATCGAGAAAGACAGTGCCCTTGATCGGCGCTTTCAGTCGGTAAAGGTCGACCCACCTTCGCTTGAGGATTCCATCGAGATTCTGAAGGGGATCCGGGTCAAGTACGAGGAGCACCATAAGGTCGAGTTCACAGATGAGGCGATCGAAACAGCGACCAAGCTTTCAGACCGATACATCACTGGACGGTTTCTGCCAGACAAGGCAATCGACGTGATTGACGAGTCCGGGGCGAGGGCACGGATCAACTCATTGAAAAGACCTCCGGAAATCGAAGAATTCTCAGACCGGATCGAAGGAGTGTGCACCCGGAAGGAAGAGGCCATTAGTGCACAAAACTTTGAGGACGCAGCTCGTTTTCGCGATGAAGAAAAGCGCCTCCGCAAGGAACGTGAGGAGAAGCTTGAAGAGTGGAAAAAGAGCCGGGAGGAGCAGCAGATTACCGTTGGAGAGGATGACATCCTTCACGTCGTTTCGGATTGGACGGGGATCCCTCTCACTCGGATGGAGGAGAAGGACAGTGCGAAACTTCTTCATTTGGAGAAAGACCTACAGGAGCAGGTGATCGGTCAGGACCCTGCCACCGTTGCGATCTCGCGGGCGTTGAGACGTTCTCGTGCAGACCTTAAGGATCCTCGCCGCCCAATAGGCTCGTTTATGTTCCTCGGGCCGACGGGTGTGGGAAAGACTCACCTCGCTAAGACTCTTGCGGAATCCATGTTTGGAAGCTCGGATGCGATCATCCAAGTGGATATGTCGGAATATATGGAGAAGTTCTCTGTTTCACGGTTGATCGGGTCTCCTCCGGGTTACGTCGGTTATGAAGAAGGAGGGCAGCTTACCGAGGCGATCCGCCGTCGTCCCTATTCAGTGATTCTACTAGACGAAATCGAAAAAGCGCACCCGGATGTGGTCCAGCTTCTGTTGCAGGTCTTGGAAGAGGGTCGACTCACAGATAGCCTTGGCCGAAAGGTCGACTTCAGAAACACGATTTTGATTATGACCTCAAACGTGGGTGCGGAGATTCTCCAGAAGAACTCTTCAATGGGTTTTGGTTCGGAGGACACAACTGCAGACTTCGAAAAGGCACGCGACCGGATTCTTGATGAAACGAAACGGTTGTTTAAGCCCGAGTTTTTGAACCGTTTGAATGAGCTGATCATCTTTCAGCCTTTGGATCGAGCGCACATGAGGGCGATCGTAGATCTAGAGCTCGGAGCGGTATCGAAGCGGTTGGCTGACCGGGGGATTACCTTTGAGCTCTCTGACGCAGCGAAAGACTTCCTACTCGAGGAGGGCTACGATGAGAAATACGGGGCCCGACCGCTTCGGCGTGCAATCGAGCGCCATATTGAGGACGGCCTCGCTGAGTCTATTCTCGCTGGCTCGATCAAAACCGGAGAACCGATCCAGATCGATGTGGATCCCGACGAGAAGGAGCTTACTTTCCGTCAGGAGACGTCGTCTTCGGTGTAA
- the glgA gene encoding glycogen synthase GlgA, with protein MRILMISPEVSPFIKEGGLADVVGALPKALAALGHDVRVVCPRHGGLSVESSWNRRDGILFVPSGFETHYAAVWETFLDDRGQVPLYFIEYEQFFARGEVYHGPWGAHEDNGERFAFFARASLEICSFLGWIPDVVHCHDWTTCLVPVYLNTLYRGIPLARTASVLTIHSLEHQGHFPYSVFPYTGLPESVFREDGLESYGGMNWMKGGLYHATKITTVSPTYAEEIRSPEGGFGLDSVLRFKGGDLIGVLNGIDTEVWNPEVDPFLKDHYFSFEDLTGKRRLKALLQRRLGLELRDDIPLFGVVSRLFHQKGLDLLASVVERMVDQGRMQLAILGSGEAWEERCFQEAASRHPGLISATIGFDEALAHEIIAGSDFFIMPSRFEPCGLGQQYAMRYGTIPVVRRTGGLADTVVPYRTDGATGFLFDDPHPRPLLEKILEATTLWKHAPEEIKTLQENGMKRDASWASSAKDYENVYQWAVEAKK; from the coding sequence ATGAGAATCCTAATGATCTCTCCGGAGGTCAGCCCTTTTATTAAAGAGGGTGGTCTGGCTGACGTTGTGGGTGCACTTCCAAAGGCGTTGGCCGCTTTGGGTCACGATGTAAGGGTCGTTTGTCCTCGCCATGGAGGCCTATCGGTAGAGTCAAGTTGGAACAGGAGGGATGGGATACTCTTTGTTCCGAGTGGCTTCGAAACCCACTATGCAGCAGTTTGGGAGACCTTTCTGGATGATCGGGGGCAAGTGCCGCTCTACTTCATCGAGTACGAGCAGTTCTTTGCGAGGGGAGAAGTTTACCACGGTCCCTGGGGTGCTCATGAGGATAACGGCGAGAGGTTCGCGTTCTTCGCAAGGGCCTCGTTGGAGATTTGTTCGTTTCTCGGGTGGATCCCGGACGTGGTGCATTGCCACGATTGGACTACCTGCCTCGTCCCGGTTTATCTCAACACACTTTATCGGGGGATTCCGTTGGCAAGGACTGCCTCCGTATTGACGATACATAGCCTTGAGCACCAAGGCCATTTTCCTTACTCGGTGTTTCCCTACACTGGGCTCCCTGAGTCTGTATTTAGGGAGGATGGGCTCGAATCCTATGGTGGGATGAACTGGATGAAAGGTGGGCTTTATCACGCGACCAAAATCACGACGGTAAGTCCGACTTATGCGGAGGAAATCCGATCACCCGAAGGAGGATTTGGACTGGATTCCGTCCTCCGGTTTAAGGGAGGTGATTTAATCGGTGTCCTCAATGGGATAGATACCGAAGTTTGGAACCCTGAGGTGGACCCATTTCTCAAAGATCACTACTTTTCTTTTGAAGATCTTACTGGCAAACGCCGTTTGAAAGCGTTGCTCCAAAGGCGATTGGGACTCGAGCTCAGGGACGACATCCCTTTGTTCGGCGTGGTCTCCCGCCTGTTCCATCAAAAAGGTCTTGATCTCTTGGCCTCTGTAGTGGAGCGGATGGTCGATCAAGGAAGAATGCAACTGGCGATCCTAGGTTCGGGAGAAGCATGGGAGGAACGCTGTTTTCAGGAAGCAGCCTCACGCCACCCGGGTCTGATCTCTGCAACGATTGGATTCGATGAGGCACTTGCTCACGAAATCATCGCTGGGAGCGATTTCTTTATCATGCCAAGCCGATTTGAGCCCTGCGGACTTGGGCAGCAGTATGCGATGCGATATGGAACGATACCAGTCGTTCGAAGGACTGGAGGCCTTGCGGATACGGTAGTTCCCTATCGAACGGATGGAGCGACCGGCTTTCTCTTCGACGATCCCCATCCTCGACCGTTGCTCGAAAAGATTCTGGAAGCTACCACTCTTTGGAAACACGCCCCTGAGGAAATTAAAACCCTGCAGGAGAATGGGATGAAGCGGGATGCTTCGTGGGCAAGCTCTGCCAAAGACTACGAAAACGTCTATCAGTGGGCAGTTGAAGCAAAGAAGTAA